In Rheinheimera sp. MM224, one DNA window encodes the following:
- a CDS encoding GGDEF domain-containing protein produces MAKGHSQANIAFGWTDLFQSLSDPVALLQIQATNTAPYLLQSNTAFQYLFGLNQTKRPLIHKEVLNHLPADFTGLLNGLNQNSTAPIWCLLADDGSCRHFKLQCARSDLAPDTWLLLMQDISEQENALMLLKQQNEELQQRLTDIEQLKNRIREQSIRDPLTNLYNRRFLNEFMERELALARRNQKPLAVVMLDLDHFKQLNDQFGHQTGDKVIEMVAKHLLRQSRRTDILFRYGGEEFLVILPNTSATQARHLAENWRVHVEQAQVFAKHQAVNITLSAGVAVYPEHGTTAFNLIQAADEALYQAKAAGRNQVIMC; encoded by the coding sequence GTGGCTAAAGGACATTCACAAGCAAATATAGCTTTTGGCTGGACGGACTTATTTCAGTCCCTGTCCGATCCTGTCGCTTTGCTGCAAATTCAAGCCACAAACACTGCTCCGTACTTGCTTCAAAGTAATACTGCTTTTCAGTATTTATTTGGATTAAACCAAACAAAACGCCCGCTGATACACAAAGAGGTGCTGAACCACTTGCCCGCTGATTTTACCGGCCTGCTTAACGGGTTAAATCAGAACTCTACCGCACCCATCTGGTGTTTGTTGGCAGACGATGGCAGTTGCAGGCATTTTAAATTGCAATGCGCTCGGAGCGACTTAGCTCCTGACACCTGGTTACTACTGATGCAGGATATCAGTGAGCAGGAAAATGCCTTAATGCTGCTTAAACAACAAAACGAGGAGTTGCAGCAACGTCTGACGGATATTGAACAGCTGAAAAACCGGATCCGCGAGCAATCTATCCGCGACCCACTCACCAATTTATACAACCGCCGCTTTTTGAATGAATTTATGGAACGTGAACTGGCTTTGGCAAGACGGAATCAAAAACCTTTGGCTGTGGTGATGCTGGATCTCGACCACTTCAAACAGCTCAATGATCAGTTTGGTCATCAGACCGGTGACAAAGTGATTGAAATGGTGGCCAAGCATCTGCTTCGGCAAAGCCGCAGAACAGATATTTTATTCCGCTATGGTGGTGAAGAGTTTCTGGTGATTCTGCCTAACACAAGTGCGACACAAGCCAGGCATCTGGCCGAGAACTGGCGGGTGCATGTAGAGCAAGCTCAGGTTTTTGCTAAACATCAGGCGGTCAACATTACCTTATCTGCTGGTGTTGCGGTGTACCCAGAACATGGCACCACGGCTTTCAATTTAATTCAGGCCGCAGATGAAGCCTTGTATCAGGCTAAGGCTGCAGGCCGTAATCAGGTGATTATGTGTTAA
- a CDS encoding DUF58 domain-containing protein, which translates to MTLAMTIRQKLINTFRQRFYRWLDKRQPAAKEVQLKQHLLFVFPTAYGGWFVLLIALLYLFGTNYQNNLILLCAYLLLSLFCFCILAAFFNLHQLKISADTEPFGYAGSSLQLTVQLHQHQYKKMLYLSGEDFTPLFFETVPKELQLELYPQRRGFYQLQRFTLRSYYPFGLIRCWTHIQLQQPYWVYPEPAALKQAVSTMVPQHPDHPDQLAPYQAGSPATAIDWKRLAKNPWQPVIRQYSPAAAPHQPRHLVVDAAGLALEQQLSEFCGLLLQFEQQGQSYSLSAPGIEIAASHGQAHLHRCLQALALC; encoded by the coding sequence ATGACGCTAGCGATGACAATACGGCAAAAGCTGATAAACACCTTCAGACAGCGATTTTACCGCTGGCTGGATAAACGCCAGCCAGCAGCAAAAGAAGTACAACTGAAACAGCATCTGCTTTTTGTCTTTCCTACGGCCTATGGTGGTTGGTTTGTATTGCTTATCGCTTTATTGTATTTATTTGGCACTAACTATCAAAACAACCTGATTTTGCTCTGCGCCTACCTGCTGTTGTCTTTGTTCTGTTTTTGTATTCTCGCCGCTTTTTTTAATCTGCATCAGTTGAAGATCAGCGCAGACACCGAACCCTTTGGTTATGCCGGATCCTCTTTACAACTGACAGTGCAGCTACATCAGCATCAGTATAAAAAAATGCTTTATTTATCAGGCGAAGATTTTACACCGCTATTTTTTGAGACGGTGCCAAAAGAACTACAGCTCGAGCTTTATCCACAACGACGAGGCTTTTATCAGCTTCAGCGTTTTACATTGCGCTCCTATTACCCCTTTGGACTGATCCGCTGCTGGACCCATATTCAGCTGCAACAGCCCTATTGGGTTTATCCTGAACCTGCAGCACTGAAGCAGGCTGTATCGACAATGGTGCCGCAGCACCCCGATCATCCGGACCAGTTGGCTCCTTATCAGGCTGGCTCACCAGCAACAGCTATCGACTGGAAACGACTGGCGAAAAATCCATGGCAACCTGTGATCCGGCAGTATTCCCCTGCTGCTGCCCCTCATCAGCCCAGGCACCTGGTTGTCGATGCTGCAGGGCTGGCTTTGGAGCAACAATTATCCGAATTTTGTGGCCTGCTGCTGCAGTTTGAACAACAAGGCCAAAGTTATAGCCTGAGCGCTCCCGGTATTGAAATTGCCGCAAGCCATGGCCAGGCTCATTTGCACCGCTGTTTACAGGCGCTGGCTTTATGCTGA
- a CDS encoding class II 3-deoxy-7-phosphoheptulonate synthase — protein MTTWTPQSWRAFPIQQQPHYDDQALLSTVEQQLHRYPPLVFAQETRDLFSQLGQVAEGKAFLLQGGDCAESFSDFNAPKIRDTFKVLLQMAVVLTFAGGCPVVKVARMAGQYAKPRSSDLETIAGVSHPSYRGDIVNSFEFTAEARKPDPNRLMTAYHHSAATLNLLRAFAQGGLADLHQVSRWNLGFVDANPLKGRYQDVAQRIQEALRFMEICGITAENSPSIRETSLYTSHEALLLNYEEALTRRDSLTGDWYDCSAHMVWIGERTRQLDHAHLEFFRGIKNPVGVKVGPGMDEVDLLRLIDALNPDNTPGRLTLITRMGADKLAEKLPALVRRVEREGRKVVWSSDPMHGNTVKASNDYKTRDFEAILREIRYFFAVHQAEGTHAGGIHLEMTGDNVTECTGGAYGLSENDLSKRYTTQCDPRLNSDQVLELAFLIADTLRAVRK, from the coding sequence GTGACGACCTGGACGCCTCAAAGTTGGCGAGCTTTTCCAATCCAACAACAACCTCATTACGATGATCAGGCTTTACTCAGCACTGTTGAGCAGCAATTGCACAGATATCCGCCTTTGGTGTTTGCGCAAGAGACTCGTGATCTCTTTAGTCAGCTTGGACAAGTGGCTGAAGGCAAAGCATTTTTACTGCAAGGCGGAGATTGTGCGGAGAGCTTTAGTGACTTTAATGCACCAAAAATTCGTGACACTTTTAAAGTATTGCTGCAAATGGCCGTGGTACTCACCTTTGCTGGTGGTTGTCCTGTAGTCAAAGTAGCACGTATGGCTGGCCAATACGCCAAGCCTCGCTCCAGCGATTTAGAAACCATAGCTGGTGTATCTCATCCAAGCTACCGTGGTGATATAGTCAACAGCTTTGAATTCACAGCAGAGGCCCGCAAGCCGGATCCAAACCGTTTAATGACGGCTTACCATCATTCAGCTGCTACCTTAAATTTGTTACGTGCTTTTGCACAAGGTGGATTAGCAGACCTGCATCAGGTCAGCCGCTGGAATCTGGGTTTTGTTGACGCCAATCCACTGAAAGGCCGCTATCAGGATGTGGCTCAGCGTATTCAGGAAGCGCTGCGGTTTATGGAGATTTGCGGTATTACGGCTGAAAACTCACCGTCTATCCGTGAAACCTCTTTGTATACCTCGCATGAAGCGCTGTTACTGAATTACGAAGAAGCTTTAACCCGTCGTGATTCGTTAACAGGTGACTGGTATGACTGTTCAGCCCATATGGTCTGGATAGGCGAACGCACACGTCAGTTGGATCATGCACATCTTGAGTTTTTCCGTGGCATCAAAAACCCTGTGGGTGTGAAAGTGGGCCCTGGTATGGATGAAGTGGATTTATTGCGCCTTATCGACGCGTTGAATCCGGACAATACTCCAGGCCGCCTGACGTTGATCACCCGGATGGGCGCGGATAAATTAGCCGAAAAGTTACCTGCTTTAGTACGTCGTGTTGAGCGTGAAGGTCGCAAAGTGGTCTGGAGTTCAGACCCTATGCATGGCAACACAGTCAAAGCCAGCAACGACTACAAAACCCGTGACTTTGAAGCGATTTTGCGTGAAATCCGTTATTTCTTTGCGGTGCATCAGGCTGAAGGTACTCATGCCGGTGGTATCCATCTGGAAATGACAGGTGATAACGTCACTGAATGTACAGGTGGTGCTTATGGTTTGTCTGAAAACGATTTAAGCAAGCGTTACACCACTCAGTGTGACCCCCGCTTAAATTCAGATCAGGTGCTGGAACTGGCATTCCTGATCGCAGATACCCTTCGTGCGGTCCGCAAATAA
- a CDS encoding TIGR02647 family protein, giving the protein MPVNSQLNDEIRILTLFNLDTSLEGIKAHKSADPGAKEAIERLYKKGLLTQADGGYLTDLGRNCAEHLQSALRILSS; this is encoded by the coding sequence ATGCCGGTAAATTCACAACTGAATGATGAAATTCGTATTTTGACTTTATTTAATCTGGATACGTCGCTGGAGGGGATTAAAGCGCATAAATCAGCCGATCCGGGTGCGAAAGAAGCGATTGAGCGCTTATATAAAAAGGGCTTACTCACGCAGGCGGATGGTGGTTATCTGACAGATCTGGGGCGTAATTGTGCTGAACACTTACAGAGTGCATTACGTATACTGAGTTCTTAA
- a CDS encoding DUF3488 and transglutaminase-like domain-containing protein, with the protein MLNPLFVHIALLVQLLLLALLQDGLSWWSSLVLLCILLFKYASVRAKKTVRMMTVNALAVLLCLLLLSQLWQQDMQDSMLQLLFFSAALRLFSIASDLRHAKKLVWVQYFLISTGFMLNQSLWFAGAVFLLFFCNLYLHYLLFAPVQRRQFQWSEFRLLLWVMPLCIALFVLFPRLPPLWQTDRQHQAQTGLADELSLGGLERLVQDNSLAFRVEFNGEKPPQQELYWRAKVFERFNGQDWLPALLSASQPLSPQQAGYHYKLVVEPHFQRSLFSLGQVNQLQGQVRPIAAGLIESYQQISRRFSYGLSSDGEAVAQQNNEEAIRNLILRHSNPQTSALALQFKQQHPTASAYAKALYQYFQNNQFSYSLRPPVLNKQAQIDQFLFEHKVGFCGHYASSAAYLFRAAGIPARVVGGYQGGSWQGTGDYLQVLQKDAHAWVEYLDQGRWQRFDATAIVAPLRLTQGLSDALSLSERQFLDQFFQQGMLGDWLQQLEWLDYYWSVWVLSFDQNEQRFIWQSLKSLPWVWIGAALLSSLLLALAVYLLLQYNAENKNQALRRLMLKLLKPYGEKIVHQTMEAYLQNLMLSHPPQRKTLHQLLLAYQRFEFAEQHEQLQQCRKLLRQLSKNKLKGD; encoded by the coding sequence ATGCTGAATCCACTCTTTGTGCATATCGCCTTATTGGTGCAACTGCTGTTACTGGCGCTGTTACAGGATGGCTTAAGCTGGTGGTCCAGCCTGGTGCTGCTTTGTATCCTGCTGTTTAAATACGCCAGTGTGCGGGCAAAAAAAACAGTACGAATGATGACTGTTAATGCGCTGGCGGTGCTTTTGTGCCTGTTGCTGCTCTCTCAATTATGGCAACAGGATATGCAGGACTCTATGCTGCAATTGCTGTTTTTCTCTGCAGCGCTGCGGCTATTTTCTATCGCATCGGATCTGCGTCATGCCAAAAAACTGGTGTGGGTGCAGTATTTTCTGATCAGCACCGGCTTTATGCTCAATCAGAGCCTTTGGTTTGCTGGCGCTGTGTTTCTGCTGTTTTTTTGCAATTTATATCTGCATTACCTGTTGTTTGCGCCGGTGCAACGCCGTCAATTTCAATGGTCTGAATTTCGCCTTCTATTATGGGTGATGCCTTTGTGTATCGCACTTTTTGTGCTTTTTCCAAGGCTACCGCCTTTGTGGCAGACCGATCGTCAACATCAGGCGCAAACGGGTTTAGCCGATGAGTTGTCTTTAGGGGGCCTGGAGCGACTGGTGCAAGACAACAGTCTGGCATTCCGAGTCGAATTTAACGGAGAAAAACCACCTCAGCAGGAGTTGTACTGGCGAGCCAAAGTGTTTGAGCGCTTTAATGGGCAGGACTGGTTACCCGCTTTGTTGTCTGCGTCACAACCTCTGTCACCACAACAAGCCGGCTATCACTATAAACTAGTGGTTGAACCTCACTTTCAGCGCAGCTTATTTAGCTTGGGTCAGGTGAATCAGCTTCAGGGTCAGGTCAGACCCATAGCGGCTGGTTTGATTGAAAGCTACCAGCAAATCAGCCGCCGTTTTTCTTATGGGCTGAGCTCAGACGGTGAAGCCGTAGCGCAGCAAAATAACGAAGAAGCCATTCGAAATCTGATACTGCGCCACAGCAACCCACAAACCAGTGCTTTAGCATTACAGTTCAAACAGCAGCATCCGACAGCATCTGCTTATGCAAAGGCGTTGTACCAGTATTTTCAGAATAATCAGTTCAGTTATAGCCTGCGCCCGCCGGTGCTGAATAAACAGGCTCAAATTGACCAGTTTTTGTTTGAACACAAAGTCGGCTTTTGTGGCCACTATGCCTCTTCTGCCGCCTACCTGTTTCGTGCTGCAGGTATTCCGGCAAGAGTAGTGGGCGGTTATCAGGGCGGCAGCTGGCAAGGTACAGGAGATTATTTACAGGTTCTGCAAAAAGATGCCCATGCCTGGGTGGAATATCTGGATCAAGGTCGCTGGCAGCGTTTTGATGCAACAGCCATAGTGGCTCCACTTCGCTTAACTCAGGGCTTATCTGATGCATTGTCTTTGTCAGAGCGACAATTTTTAGATCAGTTTTTCCAACAGGGCATGCTGGGAGACTGGCTGCAACAACTGGAGTGGCTGGATTATTATTGGTCTGTCTGGGTATTGAGCTTTGATCAAAACGAACAACGTTTTATCTGGCAGAGCTTAAAATCTTTGCCCTGGGTATGGATTGGGGCTGCTTTGCTTTCATCCTTACTTCTGGCATTGGCTGTCTATCTGCTGTTGCAATACAACGCAGAAAATAAAAATCAGGCGTTGCGACGTTTGATGCTCAAGCTACTTAAACCCTATGGCGAAAAAATCGTTCACCAAACGATGGAGGCCTATTTGCAGAACTTAATGTTGTCTCACCCGCCTCAACGTAAGACGCTGCATCAACTGCTGCTGGCGTATCAACGTTTTGAATTTGCAGAGCAACACGAGCAGTTGCAACAGTGTCGCAAACTGCTCCGTCAGTTATCTAAAAATAAGCTCAAGGGTGATTAA
- the bioD gene encoding dethiobiotin synthase, with protein MQTIFITGTDTDAGKTYVAVALLQGLKALGYCTVAQKPVAAGVNDAGFNTDALQLQQHATEQLSYELVNPYCLTDAVAPHLAAAKAGLCIEPAVLTTHLRQLKNSNADIALVEGAGGWLLPLDDKTTMADWVIEQQLPVLLVVGMKLGCLNHALLTVREIERSGLKLLGWVANCIDPDMAYQQENISYLQHRLTAPCLGVLPYHSEPQINTSLAAALIKQLQS; from the coding sequence ATGCAGACGATTTTTATTACGGGCACAGATACTGATGCAGGTAAAACCTATGTGGCTGTAGCGCTACTGCAAGGTTTAAAAGCTCTGGGGTATTGCACAGTCGCACAAAAACCAGTGGCTGCCGGAGTCAATGACGCGGGCTTTAATACCGACGCTTTGCAATTACAGCAGCATGCAACAGAGCAACTGAGTTACGAGCTGGTGAATCCCTATTGTCTGACCGATGCGGTGGCGCCGCATTTAGCTGCTGCAAAAGCCGGACTTTGTATCGAGCCTGCGGTTCTGACCACACATCTGCGGCAACTTAAAAACAGCAATGCCGATATAGCATTAGTGGAAGGAGCTGGTGGTTGGTTATTACCCTTGGATGATAAAACAACTATGGCAGATTGGGTGATAGAGCAGCAATTGCCAGTCTTGCTCGTAGTAGGTATGAAGCTGGGTTGTCTAAATCATGCGTTGCTCACGGTACGGGAAATTGAACGCTCTGGCTTGAAACTGCTGGGCTGGGTGGCTAATTGTATAGATCCGGATATGGCGTATCAGCAAGAAAATATCAGCTATTTGCAACACAGGCTGACAGCACCTTGCCTTGGTGTTTTGCCTTATCACTCTGAACCACAGATCAATACCTCTCTTGCCGCAGCCTTGATCAAACAGCTGCAGAGCTGA
- the htpX gene encoding protease HtpX, with protein MKRIILFLATNLAVMLVLSIVLSIVFKVLGIDSRSIGGLLVFAAVFGFGGSFISLFMSKWMAKRSTGAVVITQPRNATEQWLFDTVRRQAQQAGIGMPEVAIYDSPEMNAFATGASRNNALVAVSTGLMRNMREEEVEAVLAHEVSHVANGDMVTLTLIQGVVNTFVIFFARLIAGAISGNRNEEGGGGNGFAYMITVFVLEMAFGVLASIIVMWFSRKREFSADAGAAKLVGANKMIAALERLRNNHESQLEGSMMAFGIASKPATSELFLSHPPLEKRIAALRGGF; from the coding sequence ATGAAGCGAATTATACTGTTCCTTGCCACAAACCTGGCGGTGATGTTGGTGTTAAGTATTGTACTTAGCATCGTCTTTAAAGTGCTGGGCATTGATAGCCGTAGCATAGGCGGCTTGTTGGTGTTTGCAGCAGTATTTGGTTTTGGCGGTTCTTTCATTTCATTGTTTATGTCGAAATGGATGGCCAAACGCTCTACGGGCGCAGTGGTGATCACTCAGCCACGTAACGCTACAGAACAATGGTTGTTTGATACAGTGCGCCGTCAGGCTCAGCAGGCCGGTATTGGTATGCCTGAAGTGGCTATTTACGACTCTCCTGAAATGAACGCCTTTGCCACAGGTGCCAGCCGTAACAATGCATTGGTGGCGGTCAGCACAGGCTTAATGCGTAATATGCGTGAAGAAGAAGTCGAAGCCGTATTAGCGCATGAAGTGTCACACGTGGCGAATGGCGATATGGTGACTCTTACTCTGATCCAGGGCGTGGTGAACACCTTCGTTATTTTCTTTGCCCGTTTAATTGCTGGTGCTATCAGTGGTAACCGGAACGAAGAAGGCGGGGGTGGCAATGGTTTCGCCTATATGATCACAGTTTTTGTGCTGGAAATGGCTTTCGGTGTACTGGCGAGTATCATAGTGATGTGGTTCTCCCGTAAGCGTGAATTCAGTGCCGATGCCGGTGCCGCAAAATTAGTGGGTGCCAATAAGATGATCGCTGCATTGGAGCGTCTGCGCAATAACCATGAAAGCCAGCTGGAAGGTTCAATGATGGCTTTTGGTATTGCCAGCAAGCCAGCGACTTCTGAGCTGTTTTTAAGTCACCCTCCGTTGGAAAAACGTATTGCTGCTTTGCGTGGTGGTTTTTAA
- a CDS encoding AAA family ATPase — protein sequence MAEIQALQQLEQKLNQVILGKPQAVRLALCCLLSEGHLLIEDLPGLGKTTLAHALALSLGVHYKRVQFTNDMLPADLLGQSVFLRDTQEFQFRNGPIFSQILLADEINRASPRTQSALLEAMEEKQVSIDGLSYALPKPFFVIATQNPLFHAGTNALPESQLDRFLMRLALGFPDLQTEKLILQQDHGQSRLEGLTPCLDELQLMTLQQQVVQVKVSDALLDYLLALVTQSRQQQDCLPLSPRAAKALLRATKAFALLSGRHFATAEDVQQVFPSVAEHRLNPGSSRDNKSLSLQLLRQVPCPL from the coding sequence ATGGCGGAAATTCAGGCTTTACAGCAGTTAGAACAAAAGCTGAATCAGGTGATTTTAGGTAAACCTCAAGCTGTGCGACTAGCCTTGTGTTGTTTGCTGTCTGAAGGCCATTTACTGATTGAAGATTTGCCAGGCTTGGGTAAAACCACCCTCGCCCATGCGTTGGCGCTCAGCCTTGGTGTTCATTACAAAAGAGTGCAATTTACTAACGATATGTTGCCTGCGGATTTGCTGGGGCAGTCGGTGTTTTTAAGAGATACCCAGGAGTTCCAATTCAGAAATGGCCCGATTTTCAGTCAAATTTTATTAGCCGATGAAATCAACAGAGCCAGTCCTCGCACTCAAAGTGCGTTATTAGAAGCGATGGAAGAAAAACAGGTGTCTATCGATGGCTTGTCTTATGCGCTGCCTAAACCCTTTTTTGTTATTGCGACCCAAAACCCATTGTTTCATGCCGGCACCAATGCCTTGCCTGAATCTCAGCTCGATAGATTTCTGATGCGTCTTGCGCTTGGCTTTCCTGATCTGCAGACCGAAAAACTTATTTTGCAGCAGGATCATGGTCAATCCAGGCTCGAAGGACTAACTCCTTGTTTAGATGAATTGCAGCTGATGACACTGCAGCAGCAGGTCGTGCAGGTCAAAGTCAGTGACGCCCTGCTGGATTATCTGCTGGCATTGGTCACACAAAGCCGTCAGCAGCAGGATTGCCTTCCCCTGTCACCACGCGCAGCAAAGGCTTTGCTTCGAGCTACCAAAGCTTTTGCATTATTATCTGGCCGCCATTTTGCCACCGCAGAGGATGTACAACAGGTGTTTCCGTCTGTGGCTGAGCACAGGCTCAATCCAGGCAGCTCCAGAGACAATAAAAGTCTGAGTCTGCAGTTACTACGTCAGGTACCTTGCCCTTTATGA